Sequence from the Phragmites australis chromosome 6, lpPhrAust1.1, whole genome shotgun sequence genome:
ATATTATATATAGATAATATAATAAACAAACTATTATATGGGTTGACTATAAGTAATTTAAATGACACAAAATTGTTAAATGACACGTAAAAGGTTGAGACCACATATAACAGGCGACATCCATACAATGAGAGAAATATTGTCTATAAGAGTGGTTGCCTGATATTTTAGACCGTCTGTTAATTAATAGACGATATCTTTCTCTATCTTATTTGTCTTTCTTTCACGTCAGATAAAATTCTAGATAGTTTCTTTTCAAGACGGCTGATGTCACCTCAGTACACCCTTTAACATCTGATTTGCAAATCTCCAACTCTCGATTCCATATCAAATCTTATGCTTATAGGCTAAGATAAAATAGTTTGAGTCtctattttagattaaaataaaaataaaatggcTCACCTAAATACTTTCGATATAACTACGACTCTAcctttataaatttttagagttaaaaaatgttaaaactcgACCAAATATACTCTAAATCTTAACAAAGATAAAACAGTTGGGATATACAATATACAAAGTAGAGAGACAGAGCTGAAGTTGCAACGAGCAAAAAAACGGGACACAAAAGGTGCGGAGCTTTTCTCTAGCACCTCAAAAAGCACAAACACTCCGAAGCATCCACCAGAACGAGGAGGCCCAGAAGCGAAAAATACATGAACAGGCCTGAAACAACTTCTGTTACAGTCAATTGTACTAGTAGTAGTACACCAGCCGATGGCACGGGGACACGGTCTTCCGTTCATTCACCAGTAAGAATACGACGCGCCGGACGTGGCTCTGGACCTCTTGCCGCCGGCCAGCTCTGTGTACACCTGCGGCACCCACCGCTCCCGGCTGGCCCGCGCGTCGCCGGCGACCGCGCTCTCGCAGAACAGCCGTTCCTGCGCCATCCACGCGGTGTAGCCGTCCTGCAGCCCCCCGGTCCGAGTTAGTCCTTCCTGCCCAAATGCAATCTGAAACCAGTTTAGTTTACTTCAGCTCCTCGCCGGGTTTCTGCTTCCTGCTGACCGTCGGCGAGTTTTCCGGCCTCTGCTTCAGCTCCGGCGACGGCCATGGCAGGCGTTTACTCAGGTATGTTAGTCTATGTGTGCTGGTTTGTGGCGATTGGGTTGGTGGCTTCTGTCTTCCCCATCTGTCAGGCGTTTACTCAGGACCTGTTTGTGTAGTCCTTGTAATTTCATTAAATATCAGGGGCCTCTTTGTAATGATGGGGATGTAAGCTGTCTTTTTCCttagggaaaactgcaaaaaaaccccaaaagtcacttggattttgactttccccccccaaaagttgttttgttgcaaaaagccccccaaaagtttgactttgttgcaaaaaaccccctaaaaattcaaaaaaataaaaaaatcattaaaaaaattctaaaaaaaactagagacaattctaagaccttctgtgaaatttgttttcaaaaataatatcctttgcatcatatttcatggagaggaagtttggaaaaaaaagaaaaatatgcagctcatttattaactcatgttattttaaatttgtcatgtctaccattatttttcctacacaaataattatttaagtaaactaataaaagtggtttcactaattttgggggtgttatggattagttatgaattaatctatctgcaacccatctactgaatcctgcacgttacaataactatttcaagatttcatgtatttttacaagatagaggatcatgtaagaagactaaaaaattttgtttcatgattttttgattagtaaataattaactatgcatttaactcgaattaataaatgagttgcacgtttttctttttttttcaaacttactctctatgaaatatgatgcaaaggatattatttttgaaaacaaatttcacaaaaggtcttataattgtctctagttttttttagaattttttgtgatttgttttaaatttttttgaatttttaggggtgtttttgcaacaaaatcaaacctttgggggggttttttgcaacaaaacaacttttgggggggaaagtcaaaatccaagtgacttttgggggggtttttgcatttatcccttttcctTAATATAATCCAACCCCATTCGCAAAAAAGAAACCAGGTTAGTTACAGGTCACGGCTCACGACAGTCCGACAAGGCAATGCGTGTTCTTGCACTGCTTTTAACCTATGATGTAAAAAGAAGTAAAATTTGCTCCTGACCAATCTGTTGGACTGTATCAGGGCGCCGTGTCTAAAGTGGCCCCTCGAGATAAGATAAAGTGGCCCCTCGAGATATTATCGTCACACCCTGGACCAGCGAGAGCTGCGAGCATAACTACAAACCGTACCGGCGCGCCCATAATTGgatggattggattggatgTAATGCCGACGCAGACACGATCGGAATATGCCGTGTTTTTTGTGTGCTCAAGAACGTGTCGAGAATGAGTGGTTTGGGCAATGGGACCAACCAACCTGATACGACGCGTCTGCGGAGATGCCGATAGCAGTCGctgaggcagcggcggcggcggcggcggcggcggtcgtgGCTTCGTCCACCAGGAAGTCCTCGACGTGCCACCCGGGCAGCGTCTTGGTCAGGTACTCGGAGATGCTGCTGCTGTCACTCCCGTGGCTCGTGGCGGGCGCAGGCGGGGCCGCGTCGCGGGCGGTGCAgcagaagctgctgctgctgctgttctcGTCCTCCGACGGCGGCGCCGGGCACGCGGCCGGCTCGGCGGAGAGCCGCACGCCGGTGAGCAGGAACCGGGTGTGGCGCATGGTGAGCTCGCTGGCCGTGTGCACCGACACGTCGCAGTCCTGGCACAGTATCGCCCTGTCCTCCTTGCAGAACAAGAGGCCCCTCTTCTCCTGAACAGCGCACATCGACCAAAATACAAATCAGCTTCGATCCTTCGACCTTTCAGGAATTAGCCTCACACAGAAGCCAAAACACAGGACCGATCGAAAGGTTTGCATATCAAACCTGGCAGATGTCGCAGAGCGGAGGCGGCAGCTGCTGCGCCGACGCCGACGAGGACGGCGACGGGTTGAGCAGCGAGAGCCGGCGGTGCTTGCCGGCGAGCTTGTTGGCGCGGTGCACGCGGCGGTCGCACGCGTCGCACAGCGCGGCCTCGTCGGCGCAGCAGAAGACAGAGGCCGCCTCGGCCGCGCACACGTCGCACTGCaccttcatcttctcttctttgctTGCAGCGATCGCTCTCTGGACGGAGGCAGCTCAGCTCAGGACAAAGGTATGGATCGGCTGGAAAGCTAACCGCTGCAGCGGCGGTGGTACTTACTACTTCTAGACCCGTTTAGCGTGGAAAGATACGTGGGGGCTACGCACTTTTATACGCCGCACTGAGATAGCACGAGGCGAAGAATGGGGGATTAGGTCGTGTTAACATTTGCAGTTTTGTTAAGGTGATGGCGATTCCCATTGCGTCGAAAGATTAACGAGTCAATGGGGAGATCGGGATTCGGGAAGGGGGGCCGTCGGCGACCGTGCCGACGTGACGTGTTAGGCACTGCGTCTCGCTCAGCTTGGGTTGGGTGAGGCGAGGTGAGTTGTGTGCGCTCTTTCTCAGACCATCTCTGGAAGTTTCTTTGTggatgagaattttttttcaaagtgatttttgtttttttagtattttaacGTTTTCTTTTATAGTTTTTGTCACAAATAGATTTTTAAAGTCATTTTTATCGGAACagaattctctcttctttctcttcacaaattaaaaaaaagttgttagagataaaaaaaagtaaagaaaacGAGAACGAAAGATAGAATCaggaagagaacgaaatgaaggaatATAGTTGGAATGGTCTTACATCCGACTATCTGAGCCATCTCAAGCCTCATTGTCCATGTCTTATCCGTGTCTCTATTTTGTGTGTGACTTGGCTTTCATGACGGTTTGACGGTACGTACTTGTATCGCCTCTGGCGGTAATGTCACTCCTATTTATGTGACTAATCCATCAATCCATGtagctaaaaatatttttagaaaatatatggaTAATAGAATTTTGTGAAATGCCAATGATTTAGAATTTATATGCAACTAATGTATATATATTGACCACATTTCTTTACTCTATTTCTCTACTAAATCAGAGTCTTGTGCAAAGTTGTTTTTTTTCCTCACGTTTATGATATTTGTTACTCCCTTTTCCCCAATTACATGGCGCATAATTTTTTAAACCTCTTCCCAAATTAGAGGGCATATTAAACGTGAAGCCCATAATGTAGCCGTTTTGACAATCAAAACGCCTAGTAATTAAAGCTGCTATTGCATGCGAACCATTGGAATGAGATAAGGTGTAGCATATGTATAGCTTCAGTTGCCACCGACGAAGAGCCCACGCGACGTCTCCCTGTTTTCATCACTCGATCACCTGGATGTCACCATGGATGGCTCCTTCGACGACGCCCGGGATAGTCCTATAGGCAAGCACCTCGACTTTGCCATGGACGGTATCCTCATCGCGCACCTTGACGGTTCCCTCAATGGCGCCTAGGACGGCATCCTTGGCTCGCACCTCAACGGCTCCCTCGACAGTGCCTAGGATGGTGTCCTCACCGTGCACTTTGACGACAACCAGGACGACACCATGCAAGGAGCCTTGCTCGTGCACCACGACGACACCCAAGATGCTGCCATGCACAAAGCCCTGCTCACGCAACTCGACGATGCCTAGGACGACATCCTGGTCGCCCATCTCGACGGCTACGTAGAAGACCAGCAGGATTGTGCTCTGGATGCCCCCTCGACGCTTTCCATGATGCCACCCTCGATTGGCTCAATGAGCTCAATGACGAGGAATTCTCTGAGTGGTTGTCCGACACGGGAGCTGACTGCTATCGCTGCTCTCTCGAAGGTCCTTGCACTCATTGCCGCTGGTTGACATCGTGCTCTCATTGCAAACGCGTCCACAACAAGTACACCATCATCGCTTGGCTATACGAATACAACTACTTTGATTTTAGGGTGATGCTTTCAAAGGACGGTGCTCTATGCGCATGGCATGTCCCAGAGTTGTTGTGGAAAAGTGCAGAGGACTCGGTCGACGTCGATGTCATGGTGTCATACTCCCTCGGGTGATGCTTGATAATAGAgataacattacaaaattaatattCAAAATCGTGGTTGAGTTACAATTGCAAAAACAGAAATAACATTACAAAATCTAAGAGAGAAATTCAAACGCTTCAATCACAATTGCTACCTCGCATTGTAACACTATTCCTCTCTAAATCTTCCTTCTTCAAATGTGGGATTTTATAATGTTGTCCCCCCTTTTGATGTAGTTCGCTCTCATGAAAGCTTGGTGAGTTAGGAAAATACGGTTACTCCTATCAATTGGATATTCGTCATAGGCTTTGGTTACCTTGGCGACAATGTCTTCAACACTAGTGGGAGATGACTTTTGAAACATGGCCTGGATGGCCGCAAAATAACCAAGGTCGAGCACATTGAGATCAGGGGAGTTGGCCGGTTGGCACATAAACCTTATGTCAAAACCATATGCCGATGCCGCACTACAAAACTCGATGTCATTTACTACAACATGTGTCTTAGCATTCTGCTGGATGAAAATAGGGGTACCAAAATCATCTACTGGCCATCTTTGTTTGATTGCTGGCAAGACATAGTTCAGGAAATATGCATGGCTATGATCCTTCGTAACCGAATTCATTTCCTTGGTTACCAAGGTACCAGCAAGCACTATCTCTGTAAATGGCCATATTCCAATCTTTTCGAAAAATGTGACATTATCTTCTTGGTCATATCTAGGTCTTGCAACTGCACAGAGGAATATCACTTTCTCTATGAAATTCTTGTTCTTTGTGACCCTCTCTGGTCTGTCTTCGTCAAGTGCCAAATAGTACTTCCGTCATTTTCGGGTCCTATAGAACTACTTCTCATCGATGTGCACAATGTTATACAAACCGTGGAAGGTTGGCTCATGAGGAATGCTTATTGGGTCTAGCATTGAAAGGCAAAAATAAACATGACTTTTTTTGTTCTCATCCGTCAACGAAGATTTTATGTCATTCATGTGCCTTCTAAATTACCCCTCTTTCAACAGCCTAAATAACATGCTCTTCCAAACACCCAATTCTGTAGCTAGGTCATGAAGAGTCGTTCATTTACTCAAATGTACATCTTTGATAGCCTCTTCATTGAAGGCAACTCGTTTGCGGCTATAGTTCTTTGGCTTCTTGCTGTCCATGGCATGTACACCACCACTGTGCTTGCCATTCAGCCATCTACGATGTATATCTCATAGGCACGCCCATTTCAAGAGATACGACACTTTTCACTCAATGTTTTAGAATTCCTAATGATGTTCTCTCTAAGAACATGGTATAAATGGTCCGTCATTCCTCGTCGTTATATTGCTTCCTCCTGGCTACATTCCCAACTTAATCTACAATTGCATTGGAAAACTAAGGTGAACATATggataaataattttagaaatatttgtaAACATATTTCTAGAAATATTTCTACAAATAGCTatacaaatatttatataaatattgcTACAAATATTTCTACATCAACTACTCATATTCCTGAGAGCCCAAGCTCGACACGGCCTTCGCCTGAGACCCCGATGCCAGCATGACCATGGCATGCGAGTCCAAGTCTGGTGCGCCCGCGGCTGACGAGGTCGAGCATGCTGTGGCCACGGCCAGCGTTGCCTTCACCTGAAACACAAAACCCGACGTGAATAGACATGAGAGCTTGAGCTCGATGTTCCCTTCGTCTGAGACCCCGAACCTAGCGTGACCGTGGCCAGAGAGTCCAAGTCTGGTGCACCTGCGACCGGCGAGCCTGAGCGTGCCGTGTGCGCCATCACTATCTCCTTCTCCCTGATCGTCAGCACcaacttcttcttcctctagtccatctccttctccatgATCGTCaccttcatctcctcctccaTGATTCTCAACTCCATCTCCTACACCATGTATACCTTCGGCACcacacaaaacaaaaaagaagtatACCTTCATCCCACTCAAGATGGTAGTTGAGATCAATAACAAGTCCATCAAACTCTTCAATCTGCTCCCAATTGATTTGCTGGTTGAGGTCTAAATTTGCCATACTCAAATCATTCTAATGGATGatagaagaagagagaaaagaagtgAAGATGCTCATGGAGAAGATGTGGCTGAGCTATTTATAGGAAGACATGAGCATGATTTTGGTGCAAATCGTCTGGCAAATTCTGGTGGCAAAACTCAAATCAGAATTGATCTTTCGTGTCCAATTTCATTCCCTCTTTCATTCTCAAATTTTCGGATGTGGATCACCAATCCAGTTGCCATGCATGAGCTTTTGTTTGCCGGTCGTGCGTGCCATGCATGAGCTTTTGTTTGCTGGCCGCGCGGGGTGAACGCCCAGATGCGCTATGCACTGGCCATGCATGCGCCATGCACGAGCGCGTGGGTGGACGCGAGAGCAGGCGCGCGAGATGGAAGCAAGAGCGTGTGACGAACGCGGGAGCGCGCGTAGCTTAACTGACGTGAGGGCGCGGTGACCGAAGAGCTTCATGCCGCGACGTGCGAGGCCATGCAGCGCAGCGTGCGTATACTCTTTGAGTGCCTTGGTCTCACAGTCAAGGGCTTATGTGCCCTGTAATTAGGGAAGGAGGGAGTAATATGTGTATGACCATCCATGttataatattttctttctattttagTTTGTCTCTCGACTTCATGACataattgagagagagagatggcacACACTAAATTAATGTTTTTGTTTAGGTGAAAAACATGTGAAATATTGCAAGACAGTGGCACTTtgggttaatttttttataatggtATATGTGGGTAATTTAGAGCAAGTATTTGTGTTTTTTTGGTCAGTTTTATCATAATGGCACAACAGATAATTTAGAAATATGTTAGATCTAATGGCTGTTGTTATTAATGATTATTAGAGTGTATCAAATTAATGGTCGGATGTTTTGGTTTTTGTGAGAATTTCTAtggtttctctctcttttctacCGTGTCTTGTCTGAGAATTAACATGGAAGCTCTAAAAGAGCCTCTAATTAGTACCATCTCCGTTCTTTTTTACTTATCATTTAAAATATCGGTACGGTCTCCGAAGAATATGTTTGATCATTACTTTTTACTACTACTACTTATTAGAAGTTGATAAAATTTGATGAcgtgaaaatattttcatgacataTCCACCAGTATAATTTTCATGTCACAAATCCACTGCCATCTCAGGCCTCATTGTCCATGTCTTCTCCGTGTATCTGCTTATCATGGAAGTAGTAGCTAGCGTCCTCACATGATGAATTATCATGGAAGTGAGATTCAATGTTATGGAAATGTGGCTGCCCAAAGAAAGTATTGCGTG
This genomic interval carries:
- the LOC133921658 gene encoding B-box zinc finger protein 21-like isoform X3 translates to MKVQCDVCAAEAASVFCCADEAALCDACDRRVHRANKLAGKHRRLSLLNPSPSSSASAQQLPPPLCDICQEKRGLLFCKEDRAILCQDCDVSVHTASELTMRHTRFLLTGVRLSAEPAACPAPPSEDENSSSSSFCCTARDAAPPAPATSHGSDSSSISEYLTKTLPGWHVEDFLVDEATTAAAAAAAAASATAIGISADASYQDGYTAWMAQERLFCESAVAGDARASRERWVPQVYTELAGGKRSRATSGASYSYW
- the LOC133921658 gene encoding B-box zinc finger protein 20-like isoform X2, with translation MKVQCDVCAAEAASVFCCADEAALCDACDRRVHRANKLAGKHRRLSLLNPSPSSSASAQQLPPPLCDICQEKRGLLFCKEDRAILCQDCDVSVHTASELTMRHTRFLLTGVRLSAEPAACPAPPSEDENSSSSSFCCTARDAAPPAPATSHGSDSSSISEYLTKTLPGWHVEDFLVDEATTAAAAAAAAASATAIGISADASYQEGLTRTGGLQDGYTAWMAQERLFCESAVAGDARASRERWVPQVYTELAGGKRSRATSGASYSYW
- the LOC133921658 gene encoding B-box zinc finger protein 20-like isoform X1 — translated: MKVQCDVCAAEAASVFCCADEAALCDACDRRVHRANKLAGKHRRLSLLNPSPSSSASAQQLPPPLCDICQEKRGLLFCKEDRAILCQDCDVSVHTASELTMRHTRFLLTGVRLSAEPAACPAPPSEDENSSSSSFCCTARDAAPPAPATSHGSDSSSISEYLTKTLPGWHVEDFLVDEATTAAAAAAAAASATAIGISADASYQIAFGQEGLTRTGGLQDGYTAWMAQERLFCESAVAGDARASRERWVPQVYTELAGGKRSRATSGASYSYW